From the Billgrantia sulfidoxydans genome, one window contains:
- a CDS encoding NAD(P)H-binding protein, translating into MKKTTLILGCGDIGMVLGRELLEAGHHVIGARRSAVALEGSGIEPLPLDLSDEAALAALPDADYVVYILSADRFDEAAYRAAYCDGLKAVLRTYEGRETLPQRLFFVSSTSVYAQKEGERVDEESPAEAAGFSGTVMREAEQALLESALAGTTVRFSGIYGPGRDRLIRQVQEGRIAPKSPPMYSNRIHRDDCAGVLAHLIGLDAAGKPLDDLYLASDCAPEPLHDVMLWLAGQLKVEPTEVIQAPLRKRASKRCDNSRLRETGYAFRYPSYREGYAHVMKEGGFLAEPV; encoded by the coding sequence GTGAAGAAAACGACACTGATTCTGGGCTGTGGCGACATCGGGATGGTGCTCGGCAGGGAGCTGCTGGAGGCCGGCCACCACGTGATCGGCGCACGCCGCAGCGCCGTGGCGCTGGAAGGTAGCGGCATCGAGCCGCTGCCGCTCGATCTGAGCGACGAAGCGGCCCTGGCCGCGCTGCCCGACGCCGATTACGTAGTCTACATCCTCAGCGCCGATCGCTTCGACGAGGCGGCCTATCGGGCGGCCTACTGCGATGGCCTCAAGGCGGTGCTGCGCACCTACGAGGGGCGCGAGACGCTGCCGCAGCGGCTGTTCTTCGTCTCTTCCACCAGCGTCTATGCGCAGAAGGAGGGGGAGCGGGTCGACGAGGAGAGCCCCGCGGAGGCGGCCGGCTTCTCCGGGACGGTGATGCGCGAGGCCGAGCAGGCGCTGCTCGAGAGCGCCCTGGCCGGGACCACGGTACGCTTCTCCGGCATCTACGGGCCGGGTCGGGATCGCCTGATCCGCCAGGTGCAGGAGGGGCGCATCGCACCGAAATCCCCGCCCATGTACTCCAACCGCATCCACCGCGACGACTGTGCCGGCGTGCTGGCCCACCTGATCGGTCTCGATGCGGCGGGCAAGCCGCTCGACGACCTCTACCTGGCCAGCGACTGCGCGCCGGAGCCGCTCCACGATGTCATGCTTTGGCTTGCCGGCCAGCTCAAGGTCGAGCCCACCGAGGTGATCCAGGCGCCGCTGCGCAAGCGCGCGAGCAAGCGCTGCGACAACTCGCGCCTGCGCGAGACGGGCTATGCCTTCCGCTATCCCAGCTATCGCGAGGGCTATGCCCATGTCATGAAGGAGGGTGGCTTCCTGGCCGAGCCGGTCTGA